TTGAACATGGCAAACAACCAGCAGTTTTGCAAGACCCGAATTTCTTAACCATGTTTTCtactttcttttttccttttatttagtTTCACCTGATGAGAAGTTTGAATCACAGACTcttgacattttaaaatttattatttgtttgtgtaaTTGTGCAGAGGTTTCAATGAGACCGGCTTATCGTTCTTCCAAGAAAGTAAATGACTATGACAAGCTTGAAGATGAAGTGAAGAAGAATAGAaggatgataagcttgaagGAGACACTGCTTTGAACAAGTTCTTCCGTGAGATATATTTGAATTCTGATGAGGATATGAGCAGTGGTAGAGCAAATCATTTGTgagtatctatctatctatattccTATTTAGTCTTTCTTTTCTCATGGAGATTACAATGTTTTTGGCATTTTGATTGACTCTTTTGTAGTTTTGCACAATGAACAGGTGGAATCTAATGGGACAGCGCTTTCAATAGACTGGAAAGATGTTGGTGCTAAGAAAATCGAGTGCACTCTTCATGATGATCTGGCGCTCAAGACATGAGAAATGTGATCTTATATGATGTGTGGGTTTTACCTTAATCTAGACAGAACTCGAAGCCTTGGTCTTAAGTCTTGTTTCTCTACTTTATGGACTTAAGGTACTTTGTATTTTCCATAACTCATATTGTTTATACGAAACACTGAAATTTTTAATCTAAACGTTCTAATGTATTCTTTGTTCATAtgaacataatataaatatcaatatgtaacatcgaatctttcatattaaccacatacatgtaacataagtattatatagttgtaaatatgtaattattaatttaatattaatgttaatgTCCGGGCGGTCCACCTAGTATCTTAAATATATACTCTTTGTCTTTTTTAACTAACCGTGGATTAATCAGTGCGTACTGGTCATTAAAGAAAGTCCCAAGTTACATTTTTAGAAAATGTAATAAGATGAAAATGGTATTTCATTCCTCACCATACTATCCTATGTTAGCTTCCTTAATCTATTAATCAGcctgttttgttttgttgtaatttttttaattaaaatcctACAACATAAATCATCAGCGGCAATAAGGCACCATCACCATTCCGCGTTGTTCTAGGctgtcaaaagaaaaaatgtcaTCCACCtctttttgtattatttatgtatttaatattttataatattatgtttctctctcttctctctctctctctctcatatcTTCGTGGTACGCCATAGCTCGCCCCCGAAgtcgtttttctttttcatcaGATCTCTTGGTTACTTGCAAAGAGAATCATGGAGCTCAACTTCCTCTCTAGAGCTCTGAGTTCTTTCATCCTTGTACTCACAATACTTGCATCCTTCTCATCTTCAAGTTTCATCTCAGGTACaccttttcttgatttttttcccCCAAAAGATCTCTTCTTATTACGTTCTTGGTTACATCAGTCAACTTATCTTTCTCATTGCAGATGGTGTGTTCGAACCGCAGAATTTGGCTATTGGAAGAAACCTGCTTCAGACCAAGAAAGGCAAGTtcttctgaatctcataatctCTCTCTTATCTGAATCTTTTACTCTTCTTTTAAGTATTGAGGGTCTTAGTAGCAGTTCCATTTTGGTTTGTTTCCCGATGTGTTATGGATCCGTATACTATACAGCTTTATGGATCCAGATGGAGCAAGTAACATTTCCTTCATCTTTATGGATCCGTATACTATACAGCTACACTGACCAAATCTTTATCTTGATTCTCGTTTCTTGCTTCTGGCTGCCTATTGTGTGATTGCGCTTATATGATGATCTTTAAACCTCAACAAAATGTTTATTGATCTTCAAAACTGTTTGCTTCTCGATCATGGCATTAATCTGAAACCATTTTACACACAAACTGCTAATTGCGAACCTGTAGTTAACTACTATTTTCCCATTGTGCTTCATGGGATATGCATCCCAATTTTGTAAGAGTAGTATGTTGTGTATTGACATGGTTCTCCTTTTTTTCCATGGCAACACAGCATGTCCTGTGAACTTTGAGTTTATGAACTACACAATTATAACAAGCCTATGCAAAGGTCCCAAATTCCCAGCCAAGGAATGCTGTGGCGCCTTCAAAGACTTCGCATGTCCCTACGCTGATGATCTCAGTGATTTAAGCAATGACTGTGCAACCACTATGTTCAGTTACATCAAT
This genomic stretch from Brassica napus cultivar Da-Ae chromosome C9, Da-Ae, whole genome shotgun sequence harbors:
- the LOC106385070 gene encoding GPI-anchored protein LLG1-like, producing MELNFLSRALSSFILVLTILASFSSSSFISDGVFEPQNLAIGRNLLQTKKACPVNFEFMNYTIITSLCKGPKFPAKECCGAFKDFACPYADDLSDLSNDCATTMFSYINLYGKYPPGLFANQCQEGKEGLECPATSPTSASDVNAATTTAASSRLWLAASAAFLVFVKLL